Proteins from one Setaria italica strain Yugu1 chromosome V, Setaria_italica_v2.0, whole genome shotgun sequence genomic window:
- the LOC101786755 gene encoding uncharacterized protein LOC101786755, producing the protein MDGGSGLNILYVETLDPMRIPWVELRPVSAPFHGVIPRKQAYPLGQINLSVMFGDRANFRMEVLTFEVVDFPGCYHAILGCPCYAKFMAVPNDTYLKLKVSEPHGTITVGSTFSHAYACDHENFELATGLTNSAKLPKLGKEAEPAMPDYNEPIAASAFSPTEETRAVEIDPSNPTKMVQVGTKLTTK; encoded by the coding sequence ATGGACGGGGGCAGCGGCCTTAACATCCTGTATGTTGAGACCCTGGATCCTATGCGCATTCCCTGGGTTGAGCTCCGACCGGTGAGCGCGCCCTTCCACGGCGTGATCCCGAGGAAGCAGGCGTACCCGCTTGGGCAGATCAACCTGTCCGTCATGTTTGGCGACCGCGCCAACTTCCGCATGGAGGTCCtgaccttcgaggtggtggattTCCCTGGGTgctaccacgccatcctggggtgtccatgctacgccaagttcatggcggTCCCCAACGACACCTACCTCAAGTTGAAGGTGTCAGAACCGCACGGCACCATCACGGTGGGAAGCACCTTCTCGCATGCCTATGCGTGCGATCACGAGAACTTCGAGCTCGCCACCGGCCTCACCAACTCCGCCAAGCTCCCGAAGCTCGGGAAGGAGGCGGAGCCGGCAATGCCCGACTACAACGAGCCGATCGCCGCGAGCGCCTTCAGCCCGACCGAGGAAACCAGGGCAGTGGAGATCGACCCCAGCAACCCAACCAAGATGGTGCAGGTCGGGACCAAGCTCACGACCAAATAG